The Leishmania major strain Friedlin complete genome, chromosome 23 genome has a segment encoding these proteins:
- a CDS encoding quinone oxidoreductase-like protein codes for MMRAVTLKGLGGIDTMSISEVPKAVVKKGTDVLIKVIAAGVNRAGVSQRLDNYAPPDGANELLGLEVAGIVEQVGSDAVGRVKEGDRVMALLRGGGYADYAVAHMGCVMAMPQGYTFTEAAAIPEAFIRAWQILHRHGKVKRGQNVLIHAGASDIGSALAQITEKYFKATAITTSSEEKLDMCRAHASVTLSRTPDELGLAFAPKLKRLFGEESVNVIVDPVFGGTYLSENAQVLAPNGHLIVIAFMGGALVHMNALPLFREEAKITFSKLHCRSDQYKADLVTSFEREIVPYMSERIISTIVDRTFPLEEVAKAYRFLAEDHGHGKVVLSVSEPPKLSM; via the coding sequence ATGATGCGTGCAGTGACGTTGAAGGGCCTCGGCGGCATCGACACAATGTCCATCAGCGAGGTCCCCAAGGCGGTCGTGAAGAAGGGAACGGATGTGCTTATTAAGGTCATAGCAGCTGGCGTGAATCGCGCAGGTGTGTCGCAGCGGCTCGACAACTATGCGCCACCTGACGGTGCGAACGAACTTTTAGGACTGGAGGTGGCAGGTATTGTAGAGCAGGTAGGCTCGGACGCGGTAGGTAGGGTAAAGGAGGGCGACCGGGTTatggcactgctgcgcggtggtggctACGCAGACTACGCCGTGGCGCACATGGGCTGTGTGATGGCGATGCCGCAGGGCTACACCTTCACGGAGGCCGCCGCCATCCCAGAGGCGTTCATCAGGGCGTGGCAGATTCTTCATCGCCATGGAAAGGTGAAGCGGGGACAAAACGTGCTGATTCACGCCGGTGCCAGCGACATCGGCAGCGCGTTGGCACAGATCACGGAGAAGTACTTCAAAGCAACCGCTATCACGACCTCCTCTGAGGAGAAGCTGGACATGTGCAGGGCGCACGCCAGCGTAACGCTGAGCCGCACGCCGGACGAGCTTGGCTTGGCCTTTGCGCCGAAGCTGAAGCGCCTCTTCGGCGAGGAGAGTGTGAACGTGATTGTCGATCCGGTTTTTGGTGGAACGTACCTCAGTGAGAATGCCCAAGTGCTCGCCCCCAACGGGCATCTCATTGTCATTGCCTTTATGGGTGGGGCGCTGGTGCACATGAACGCCCTGCCGCTCTTTcgggaggaggcgaagatCACCTTCTCCAAGCTGCACTGCCGCAGTGACCAGTACAAGGCCGACCTCGTCACCTCCTTCGAGCGCGAGATTGTGCCCTACATGAGCGAACGCATCATCTCTACAATCGTGGACCGCACCTTCCcactggaggaggtggccaAAGCGTATAGGTTTCTCGCGGAGGACCACGGCCACGGCAAGGTGGTCTTGTCCGTTAGCGAGCCACCAAAGCTGAGCATGTAG